A genome region from Sphingobium sp. WTD-1 includes the following:
- a CDS encoding 2-keto-4-pentenoate hydratase: protein MTAASPAAIARAFVTARQQATGFSDYPGPIPPSLADGYAIQAEALALVDAPVGGWKVGRVPAPLVERFGADRLAGPIFTPTIHALTPDATGLVFAQGFGAAEAEFLLRIGQTPDPAQTSFTLEEAAALVDAVHIGLEIASSPFTGINEHGPAVTVSDFGNNNGLLIGAAVPDWQSLAFAEIDISLSIDGVVAGTGRAVSFPDGPIGSVRFLLENLAARGIRLQPGAWISTGAVTGVHEVRVGQTVVADFGPLGTAHCVIRPQAAV from the coding sequence GTGACCGCCGCTTCCCCTGCCGCCATTGCGCGCGCCTTCGTCACCGCCCGACAGCAGGCGACGGGCTTTTCCGACTATCCCGGCCCGATCCCGCCCAGCCTGGCCGACGGCTATGCAATCCAGGCGGAGGCACTGGCGCTGGTCGATGCGCCGGTCGGCGGCTGGAAGGTCGGCCGCGTGCCCGCCCCGCTGGTCGAGCGTTTCGGCGCCGATCGGCTGGCCGGGCCGATCTTCACCCCGACCATCCATGCCCTGACCCCCGATGCCACCGGGCTGGTCTTTGCCCAGGGCTTTGGCGCGGCGGAGGCGGAATTCCTGCTGCGCATCGGCCAGACCCCCGACCCGGCCCAGACCAGCTTCACCCTGGAGGAAGCCGCCGCGCTGGTCGACGCCGTGCATATCGGGCTGGAAATCGCCAGTTCCCCCTTCACCGGCATCAACGAGCATGGCCCGGCCGTCACCGTTTCCGACTTCGGCAATAATAACGGCCTGCTGATCGGCGCGGCCGTGCCGGACTGGCAGAGCCTGGCCTTCGCCGAGATCGACATCAGCCTGAGCATCGACGGCGTCGTCGCCGGCACCGGCCGCGCCGTCAGCTTCCCCGACGGGCCGATCGGCTCCGTGCGTTTCCTGCTCGAAAATCTCGCCGCGCGCGGCATAAGGCTGCAACCGGGCGCATGGATATCGACAGGCGCCGTCACCGGCGTGCATGAAGTGCGCGTCGGGCAGACGGTGGTTGCGGACTTCGGACCGCTCGGCACCGCACACTGCGTCATCCGCCCCCAAGCGGCCGTCTGA
- a CDS encoding MFS transporter, translated as MNEAVAGATQRVGRYRWVIVGLLFAATAINYVDRQMIGVLKPTLAAEMHWSETDYANIVFWFQAAYAIGYLGFGRLVDAIGARLGYTVAIIIWTIAHVAHGGVHSVTQFAFARFGLGVGESGNFPAGIKAVAEWFPQKERAFAIGLFNAGANVGAIITPLLVPWLTIQYGWRFAFIATGIFGVVWLAAWLIFYRRPQEHPRVGAAELAYIQQDPADPVTPIGWRRLIAVRECWAFAIGKFCIDPIWWFFLFWLPGYLGERYGLDLISFGPPLVAIYLLSDLGSVAGGWLSGRLMKAGHSVNAARKLTMLVCAAAVTPVFFAQSIDNLWVAVLVIGIATAAHQAFSANLYTLPSDMFPRAAVGSVVGIGGTAGAIGGMLMAKYAGYILDSIGSYAPLFAVAGSAYFIALLAIHLLSPRLAQVKVPE; from the coding sequence ATGAACGAGGCCGTCGCCGGAGCAACCCAGAGGGTCGGGCGCTATCGCTGGGTGATCGTCGGGCTGCTGTTCGCCGCCACCGCGATCAACTATGTCGACCGGCAGATGATCGGCGTGCTCAAGCCGACGCTGGCGGCCGAGATGCACTGGTCGGAAACCGACTATGCCAATATCGTCTTCTGGTTCCAGGCGGCCTATGCGATCGGCTATCTGGGCTTTGGCCGGCTGGTCGACGCGATCGGCGCGCGGCTGGGCTATACCGTCGCGATCATCATCTGGACGATCGCCCATGTGGCCCATGGCGGCGTGCATAGCGTGACCCAGTTCGCCTTCGCCCGCTTTGGCCTGGGCGTCGGCGAATCCGGCAATTTCCCCGCCGGCATCAAGGCGGTGGCCGAATGGTTCCCGCAGAAGGAGCGCGCCTTCGCGATCGGCCTGTTCAACGCCGGTGCCAATGTCGGCGCGATCATCACGCCGCTGCTGGTGCCATGGCTGACCATCCAATATGGCTGGCGCTTCGCCTTCATCGCGACCGGCATATTCGGCGTCGTGTGGCTCGCCGCCTGGCTGATCTTCTATCGCCGGCCGCAGGAGCATCCGCGCGTCGGCGCCGCCGAACTTGCCTATATCCAGCAGGATCCGGCCGACCCGGTCACGCCGATCGGCTGGCGCCGGCTGATTGCCGTGCGAGAATGCTGGGCCTTTGCCATCGGCAAATTCTGCATCGACCCGATCTGGTGGTTCTTCCTCTTCTGGCTGCCGGGCTATCTGGGCGAGCGCTATGGCCTCGACCTCATCAGCTTCGGCCCGCCGCTGGTCGCCATCTATCTGTTGTCGGACCTTGGCAGCGTGGCCGGCGGCTGGCTGTCGGGACGGCTGATGAAGGCCGGACACAGCGTCAACGCCGCGCGCAAGCTGACTATGCTGGTCTGCGCCGCTGCGGTCACGCCGGTCTTCTTTGCCCAGTCGATCGACAATCTGTGGGTCGCCGTCCTCGTGATCGGCATCGCCACCGCCGCGCATCAGGCCTTTTCCGCCAATCTCTATACCCTGCCGTCGGACATGTTCCCGCGTGCGGCGGTCGGATCGGTGGTCGGCATCGGCGGCACGGCCGGCGCGATCGGCGGCATGCTGATGGCCAAATATGCCGGCTATATCCTCGACAGCATCGGCAGCTATGCGCCGCTCTTCGCCGTCGCAGGCAGCGCCTATTTCATCGCCCTGCTGGCGATCCACCTGCTTTCACCGCGCCTGGCGCAGGTGAAGGTGCCGGAATAA
- a CDS encoding LacI family DNA-binding transcriptional regulator produces the protein MTKTPRDEGAIAKLTINDIARMAGVSKKTVSRVINRSPLLNQETRGKVEEIIRQTGYVPNPQARALALGRNFLIGLIYDNPNAQMVLSMQKGILEALHGTEFELVVRPVDRGAAMVMEDIHNFVTRQRLFGVVVLPPLSENDSLSKLFDDAGCRYVRMGSALLDDPEHMVASNDRDAVADAVRYLIAQGHRRIGLIAGPHGFRSAKERREGFEMALAEAGISLPRSLVADGQYTFESGVSASENLFDLTSPPTAIFASNDEMAAGVLYAARLRGIEVPEQLSIIGFDDTPLTTRVWPPLTTVRWPIAAMGRAAALKLIGTAIGEEAEVSEPSLFSSTLIRRSSVAPASG, from the coding sequence ATGACAAAGACACCCAGGGACGAGGGCGCCATCGCCAAGCTGACGATCAACGACATTGCCCGCATGGCCGGCGTGTCGAAGAAGACGGTCAGCCGCGTCATCAACCGATCGCCGCTGCTGAACCAGGAAACCCGCGGCAAGGTGGAGGAAATCATCCGCCAGACCGGCTATGTCCCCAATCCGCAGGCACGCGCGCTGGCGCTGGGGCGCAATTTCCTGATCGGCCTGATCTACGACAATCCCAATGCCCAGATGGTGCTCAGCATGCAGAAGGGGATATTGGAGGCGCTGCACGGCACCGAGTTCGAGCTGGTGGTGCGCCCGGTGGACAGGGGGGCGGCGATGGTGATGGAGGACATCCATAACTTCGTGACGCGCCAGCGCCTGTTTGGCGTTGTCGTGCTGCCGCCGCTCTCCGAAAATGACAGTCTTTCCAAGCTGTTCGATGATGCTGGCTGTCGCTATGTGCGCATGGGTTCGGCTTTGCTCGACGATCCGGAGCATATGGTCGCCTCCAATGACCGCGACGCGGTGGCCGATGCGGTGCGCTATCTGATCGCGCAGGGGCATCGGCGGATCGGCCTGATCGCCGGGCCGCATGGCTTCCGTTCCGCCAAGGAACGGCGCGAGGGCTTTGAAATGGCGCTGGCGGAAGCCGGCATCAGCCTGCCGCGCAGCCTGGTCGCAGACGGACAATATACTTTTGAATCAGGGGTTTCGGCGTCCGAAAACCTGTTTGACCTCACCTCCCCGCCGACCGCGATCTTTGCCAGTAATGACGAGATGGCGGCAGGTGTCCTCTATGCGGCGCGGCTGCGCGGGATCGAAGTGCCGGAGCAATTGTCGATCATCGGCTTCGACGATACGCCGCTCACCACCCGCGTCTGGCCGCCGTTGACCACGGTGCGCTGGCCGATCGCGGCCATGGGCCGCGCCGCCGCACTCAAGCTGATCGGCACTGCCATCGGCGAGGAGGCGGAGGTCAGCGAGCCGTCGCTGTTCAGTTCGACCCTGATCCGGCGCAGTTCGGTGGCGCCTGCATCGGGCTGA
- a CDS encoding LytTR family DNA-binding domain-containing protein, with product MKRLRRVLLELWAMLPVAAVVGFLGPFGTYLSGDFLLRAGRWWIMLMGAYILARPTLIAWRAIARATRLPRGSLVFWGMVASSFPMALIWRLVGRDEVRLLGGYAGLLPFTLLCCLLVMTIAWWAERADAHLLRYYDDHLGPASPFVSPSTDGAPPLTPMAGKQVRLHQRLSPAFTGPIVALESEDHYVRIHGPHGSELILMRLRDAIAEMDDVPGAQTHRSWWVAKAALADGASVGKGREIRLTNGLSAPIARDSLDRLRQSGFLPD from the coding sequence GTGAAACGTCTCCGCCGTGTGCTGCTCGAACTCTGGGCGATGCTGCCGGTCGCGGCGGTGGTCGGCTTTCTTGGCCCCTTTGGCACCTATTTGTCGGGCGACTTCCTGCTGCGCGCCGGGCGATGGTGGATCATGCTGATGGGCGCCTATATCCTAGCGCGGCCGACGCTGATCGCCTGGCGGGCGATTGCGCGGGCGACGCGGTTGCCGCGCGGGTCTCTGGTCTTCTGGGGCATGGTCGCCTCCAGCTTTCCGATGGCGCTGATCTGGCGGCTGGTCGGGCGGGACGAGGTGCGACTGCTGGGCGGCTATGCCGGCCTGTTGCCCTTCACCTTGCTTTGCTGCCTGCTCGTCATGACAATCGCCTGGTGGGCGGAGCGGGCGGACGCGCATCTGCTGCGCTATTATGACGATCATCTGGGACCGGCCTCACCCTTCGTGTCGCCATCGACCGATGGTGCGCCGCCGCTCACGCCGATGGCGGGAAAGCAGGTTCGCCTTCATCAGCGTCTCAGCCCGGCCTTTACAGGCCCCATAGTCGCGCTGGAGAGCGAGGATCATTATGTCCGCATCCATGGGCCGCATGGCAGCGAACTGATCCTGATGCGGCTGCGCGACGCCATTGCGGAGATGGACGATGTGCCCGGCGCGCAGACCCATCGCAGCTGGTGGGTGGCCAAGGCGGCGCTGGCCGATGGCGCAAGCGTGGGCAAGGGGCGGGAAATTCGACTGACCAACGGTCTGTCGGCGCCGATCGCGCGCGACTCCCTTGATCGCCTGCGTCAGTCCGGTTTCCTGCCGGACTGA
- a CDS encoding sulfite exporter TauE/SafE family protein, whose product MTINPLYSLTGFIVGTLVGLTGVGGGSLMTPILVLLFNFHPAAAVGTDLLYACVTKSVGSLVHGWKRSVDWAIVGWLALGSMPAAIGALMALKAMGPPSAAVVDPIKVTLGVMLFLTGLVLLFRDRITAWSRTHGQDRSPAATRNLTILLGVVVGVAVTITSVGAGAIGATALLILYPRTPLARIVGSDVAHAVPLTLVAGIGHWWLGTVDMSLLASLLIGSIPGIIVGSLLASHVREAVLRTILATILIIVALNLIL is encoded by the coding sequence GTGACGATCAATCCGCTCTATTCCCTGACGGGCTTCATCGTCGGCACGCTGGTCGGGCTGACCGGCGTTGGCGGCGGATCGCTGATGACGCCGATCCTAGTGCTGCTGTTCAATTTCCACCCGGCTGCAGCCGTCGGCACCGACCTTCTCTATGCCTGCGTCACCAAGAGCGTGGGCAGCCTGGTCCATGGCTGGAAGCGATCGGTCGACTGGGCGATCGTCGGCTGGCTGGCGCTGGGATCGATGCCGGCCGCGATCGGCGCGCTGATGGCGCTCAAGGCAATGGGGCCGCCGTCGGCCGCCGTGGTCGATCCGATCAAGGTCACGCTGGGGGTGATGCTGTTCCTCACCGGCCTGGTGCTGCTGTTCCGCGATCGGATCACGGCCTGGTCGCGCACCCATGGCCAGGATCGCAGCCCCGCCGCCACCCGCAACCTCACCATATTGCTGGGCGTGGTCGTCGGCGTGGCGGTGACCATCACTTCGGTTGGCGCCGGCGCGATCGGCGCGACCGCGCTGCTGATCCTCTATCCGCGCACGCCGCTCGCCCGGATCGTCGGCAGCGACGTCGCCCATGCCGTGCCGCTGACGCTGGTGGCCGGCATCGGCCATTGGTGGCTGGGCACGGTCGACATGTCGCTGCTGGCATCGCTGCTGATCGGGTCGATCCCCGGCATCATCGTCGGCAGCCTGCTCGCCTCGCATGTGCGCGAAGCGGTGCTGCGCACGATCCTGGCGACGATCCTGATCATCGTCGCGCTGAACCTGATCCTCTGA
- a CDS encoding SDR family NAD(P)-dependent oxidoreductase, giving the protein MVERARVAVVTGASSGIGKAIAKAMARQGWRVIGTGRDPERLAAAEAEIAAESAGAPVTMLRADLSLLGGAAQLAQDIAALTDRVDLLFNNAGGMTDKLVMTDEGLEANFAGNHLGPFLLTQRLLPLLRKAAADQPAGAVRILNTASDASEMIPAINLDDMQNLERFSPGMAYCTGKLANVLFARALADRLAGAGIIAHAVHPGAVDSNFFSHAPADTQERSRGLDKASEADGADTLVWLATAPEGAASNGGYWYRRAPRTPNKLVEDAAIVDRFWQESEKLIAAHGR; this is encoded by the coding sequence ATGGTGGAACGGGCACGGGTGGCGGTGGTGACGGGCGCGAGTTCGGGCATCGGCAAGGCGATCGCCAAGGCCATGGCGCGGCAGGGCTGGCGGGTGATCGGCACCGGTCGCGATCCCGAACGGCTGGCGGCTGCGGAGGCCGAGATAGCGGCGGAGTCGGCCGGCGCGCCGGTCACCATGCTGCGCGCCGACCTGTCGCTGCTGGGCGGAGCCGCCCAACTGGCGCAGGATATCGCCGCGCTGACCGACCGGGTCGACCTGCTGTTCAACAATGCCGGCGGCATGACCGATAAGCTGGTGATGACGGACGAGGGGCTGGAGGCGAATTTCGCCGGCAATCATCTGGGGCCGTTCCTGCTAACGCAGCGCCTGTTGCCGCTGTTGCGCAAGGCGGCGGCTGACCAGCCGGCGGGCGCCGTGCGCATCCTCAACACCGCCTCCGACGCCAGCGAGATGATCCCGGCGATCAACCTGGACGACATGCAGAATCTGGAACGGTTCAGCCCCGGCATGGCCTATTGCACCGGCAAGCTCGCCAATGTGCTGTTCGCCCGCGCGCTGGCGGATCGGCTGGCGGGGGCAGGGATCATCGCCCATGCCGTTCATCCCGGCGCGGTCGACTCGAACTTCTTTTCCCATGCGCCGGCTGACACGCAGGAGCGCTCGCGCGGGCTGGACAAGGCGAGCGAGGCGGACGGAGCGGACACGCTGGTCTGGCTGGCGACCGCACCGGAAGGGGCGGCCAGCAATGGCGGCTATTGGTATCGCCGTGCGCCGCGCACGCCCAATAAGCTGGTCGAGGATGCAGCGATCGTCGATCGCTTCTGGCAGGAAAGCGAAAAGCTGATTGCGGCGCATGGCCGCTGA